The nucleotide sequence ATACTTCATGCAATAAAAATATACTGTTGAAGtgtttaaatctttatttaataataCAATTTTGTGTATTATGGTTAGTAAACTTTTTAtcctacaaaaatatatttaaaatttttaaccattatttatttcaaaagtagttataaatatttaaaaaatttctaggTAGTTTACCTTTCACTAAGAAAAGATATTAAATCTTCATCCAATCTCTATGTTAACTTCAAAATCTTAATTAcaaggaaaaaattaattacatagaCTTTTTATTTGTAAGTCTAATTTTATGTTATATGATaaagactttattttaaaagaagtttaattttaattcaaaacacCAGATTCAATATACTTTCCATAAATCCACCACTTTTATTCCTatgttttttatcttaattaacataatttaattataaataataaatgaattatatgtAGATTTATGATTGAACATAATTTAactttattctaaaaatatctcataaatagctaataatatatataaaataaaataaaaaaggtgaaATGTTTAATTTGCatcatcataataatttttttcttttaatgaaaacTATTTAGAGTATGTTAGGTTCTCAAAAAATGCtgggaaaaacaaagaaaaatattaaggaaaataattctcctcTATTAGTGTGTGCATGTGTCTCATTTTCCATGTAGAagttgaatataaaattattaaataataaaaatatttattttacaaaaaggaTAGctattgaatgaaaaaactataaaattttaaaattcacttACATTGTTTTGTCTCAAGTAATTAGTCAAGTCCTTGATTTTGTTTAGTCTTAAGTGGTGTAAATTTTATGTTATCAAATGCACTTAAAAAGTGGGacctaccattttttttcacttataaGTGTTTAACtcttttatcaaacaccccATAAGATTCCCACCCTTATCACAAATAGACTACATCTTACCCCAAATAGTTTCCCTCacaaaacaagaaattaaaaattccCTTTTAAGCAGACCAAAGAACACCATCCAACAACAATTAAAAGGGAGAAGATGCCTTGGGAGAAAGAGTtctataatcataaaaaataaataaataaacttcacAAAAAGACAACTAATCTTAGACACACATCAAACTAACATCCTCTGGTGGACTTTGAGAAGGAAATTTGCTCTCTCTTTAGGAAAATGGAATCAAGAAAAGGAACGGGGGTAAGAGTGTCAAGGGGAAAGAAGATACCTTTGTCTTCACGGCCCGAGAGGGAAATCCGAAAGCTTGAGTGTTCGGTTAACTATAATAGCTCTCCCTTCAATTCTAAGGAACAAGGAAGGGTGTTGGGGATTGAGGGAAGGTTTTGTAGTCGGGCTAAGAAGGTTTCTGAACTCAAAAAGGGTCCTCCTAGTGAGGTTGAGTGGACGGTTTTTTCTATTGGCCAGGAATTCTTGTTGGAGTCTTTTCTTCCTAAGGGTGATTGTTGTTAGGGTGGTgggtatttgtttttctttttctcatatcCTACTTGCTTGTGGGTCATtttgtatacttcatgtgtacttTATTGCTCCTTTTTGCAAGTGCTTTAATATATTATgcttatttacttataaaaaaaataaaaaataaagcatacACAAGAGCAACCATGAAAACTCCCATCATCTCCAACTACAAATCATGAGAACTCCTAACAAACCTTTAGTTCTAGTGACTAGAGCCACCCTTGAAAACACAAATAATCAACAACCAAGGCTTCTCAATTAGATTGCTAAAATAGAGAGATATGGAAAGCAGTTCTTAAGAGTTTATTCCCTACAACAAAATTTGATCCTAATCCTATTTCTGACATAAATGTTGGCCAAGCCATAGAAAACATCCAAACACTTCCCAATAGCATTTTGCTAATCCCCCAATTGAGTGCACAAACCAACCCCCCGCCCCAAACCTCCActacccattaaaaaaaaaaaacttgctaaACAGAGTTTTCTTAAGAACAACCCAACTTCTAGATTTCTAATCCCCAAACCTCTCTTGTTTGAGGAACAAAGAAtagatcaatttttcaaatggaATGTCCTACTTCACTCACTTTGTTTTCTAGATAGCTATATCTTCCCCTTGTAATCCTTAAGAACCTTAATTGTATTTACAGTTCCTCCCTAGCCAAGATTTCCTAAAGAAACCAAAATTCCAAGATCAAGATTATTGGAGGGAAACAAAAGCTAGGAACATGGAATACTTTCCATCTAAAATCTTATAAAGTTAAGGAAATAACCTTTGATGAGTCAGAGGTATATATCACCAATGATGAATTTGACATCAAGGAAGAATTATTAATGACATAGACAAATTGTCTTACACAACAGCCAATAAGTCTCCCATGGTACAAATTGGCATCCCATCCATTATCCTACATTGTGCTTCTTTTCTATGATGTAATacaataataaacatttttcattCGGTAAGtccaaaatatttatatatcaagCGTCTAATTCCAAGGTTCACTCACCTTCACAAAGCCTAAACTCCCTTCATGTTCAGAAAACAACCAGTTTTCCAATTAGTTAAATTGCTCACCCCTAGAGTCTCCAAAATTTGACCAAAATGTTCCCTGCCATTAAGTCTTCTCAATCCTATAGAACATGTCTATATCATAATACATTCTCAAATCTAAGAAGAATTCACCACACAGGATGCCTGTCTCATGGCAAGCATAAAAAGAGGTGATTAGGCTTAATCCTTAGTATAACTTATGGTTAAGGAATGAAGGCATCCCTAACCTTCGTGCATATGCAAAAAATGAATACAAGGAATTACAGAAGTAACACTATATCCTATCACTTTTTAGAACTTTTGAAGACCAAAAGACAGGAGACATCCAATAATATATTACCATACCGTGTCACTTTTAGAACTTCCAAAGGCCAAAAGATAGGGGACatccataatttcttttttttattttaatcttcgATAGGCAAAAGAATAAAATGCATTAAAAGCACTTGAAAAGGACGTACCAAAGTACACATAATGTATACAAGAAGCACCATCAAATTAgtagaaaggaagagaaaataaaaaacaagctCCCTCTACTCACGTTTTTTAAAGGcaaatagtgaaaatgcatTAAAGACACCTAAGCAAAGGCACAACAACAAACACACGATGTAAACCTCCCTCTGCCCACTTTGAGCTCAACCAATCTAAAAAGCCTATCATGGTCAAGGAATTGTCATCTATGTTCACTCCAACCCAATCCAAAAAGGTACACATAAAGGAATACTTGATTGTTTGATCAAACTGTTCAATATCTTTGAATGAcctcttatttctttccatccaaaaaaggcacaaaagAGCAGCCCCTCCAagttttttttggatttttcccCATAAAAGAAACCGTGCCAATTCAAAAGGTTTCCTCTTACTGAAGAATATATTGCCCAGTCCACATTGAAAAGAGACAAAATTAGAGGCCACAGAATCCTTACTTTAGGATACTGAGGGAGCATATGATTAGCTGAAGGAgcctatcaaataaaaaaaaatatgattagctGAAGGAGCATACTGAAGGCCACAGAGATTTGCCACACTTATTCCATCCAAGCTAACCTATCCTCTTCATCCCTTCTAATTGATgtcaattatataatatattattaagtCTTGATTTTGTGCTTATGAGGAACTTCCTCCTTGTCCTTAGGTTATACAACACTATAGAAACTACCGCATTGAATCCACACTTGCTAGAAAGAATATAAACAATGCAGACCCAAAATGtatatgaatgattttattttttctaataagtAAATTTTTATCCCTATTGAGACTtaaacctagaacctcccacaagCCCCTAAAAAAAACTCCTTGTTTTTAATAGAGCCAAGAATTGAttataaaatgggaaaaaattacTGAAACAGACATTCAGTTTCAGCATGTCCCAAAATAGGAAGAGAAAAAATGTTTGTGCCAGAACCATCTACAGTAAGTCAGACAACAAAAAATAACCTACATGTTTGTTTCAATCGTCCAGCTATGATTGCTAAAGAAACTCCAAGCCATCTTTGCTTCCTACTCACAAGTAAATATATCGTAAAAGTCGTCATATGCTGCTACAAGCTTTTAAGAACCAcgcaaaaaaggggaaaataataaatgaatctATGCAAGTTTATCAGCATCAAAGCAACTGGTCTGGAACTACTCATTGTAATGTACAAACCCTTAATTTAGAGCGCATTCCTTACTATTGAACAGattatgcaaagaaaaaaacccACTAGCCAGTAGAAAGGGGCATTCAGCCCCGAGCTATATACAGCTAAATGCACCATATCTTCCACAAGATCCCAAGATCAAATCAATTTAAGTTTCAAACTAAGATTGAAAATTGACATGCATGAAATTCAAGCCCCCATTCAGTTAAATACACAATTTGACTCAAAGTAAACCCCCAGTTACCTGAAAAATACCAAAGAACCTACACTTAATTTTTCTGAAACTTAGCAAGCATGCCTTTTTATTGCGCAGACCACTGCTTGCCTTTTTATTGCGCAGACCACACCAAATAACAGAAAAACGTTGGTAAAAGGAATCctcaacccaaaaaaaaatgataatttagacAGTACATAGACAAACCCTAACTTCGATCCATCAAGAAAAATCCCTACTTTGGGCATATCCTGGCCTGGGCACCCAGCATACAGTGTTTGAGAAGGCGATATCCGTTTCAGAAGAGGCTTTTCCCCTGTTTAAAAGGAGCCTTTTTTACTCTGTTCAAGCGGGAGAACACTAACCCAGATCCCAAAAATCAGAGCAATTCCAAGTTCCACAGCAAGAATTGCATATGATTAGCCGTAACATTGCCGCCACTATGCTCCATCAAACTTCAATTTCAGCAACCAGATCCCAAAATCATTATGAATTTCACGCTAAAATAAATGCATAAAACCCACATCCAAGAAAAAGCAGAAACCGCAACTGAAGCTACAAGCTCACCAAACTCACATCAAATCACAAGCAAGACCCTTTATTTCACAGGCATTCAGACTCAATTCCACCAAACAACACTCACCTAAACCTAAAAGCAAAAATCAATCCCAACCCTAAATCTAGAATGCGGAGAAAGcaccaagaaaacaaacaccAGAGCACATGAGATTAGAAAAACCTTTGAGGAGCTTGATAACAAGCTGCTTCTTGGCGGGCTGAGGAGGCGTGGCCTTTTTACGGGACAAATTGGCGGTGACACCACCAGCTGAAGGTCTGCTACAGGCCGCGGCGTCGGCATCGTCGGGCTTGAGATCATCGTCAAGGGCCATGGCGGAGGGGTCGAAGTCGTCGTCAGGGAAGTGGTGGGAAGAGGGAGGAGGTGGGTGGGGTGGTGGCTGGAGGCCGTTCTTGGGGTCGAGAGAGCAAGCCACGGCCTGGGACTTGGCTTTTTTCATAGGAGGAAAATGAGGGGAAGCGCCGCCGGACGAGGAGGTGGTAGTGTTGCTGAGGGAGCGCTTGGTGGGGTGAGACATCAAAGTGGTCAGGAGGGCATTGTAAGCTTCCTGAGGGCAAATGTATAATATGTTCGTAGAACTAGATCAGACTCTCTGTCTCTCTCACACACATAGATGGGTGCTGCTTTTTTGTtgcctttttttctctctgtttttaatGGCCTGTACCCTTTTGCTTTGGGCCTCGCTGTCATATTGGTGGGCTCTGGCCACTAAGCTAATGGTTTTGGGCCCATAAGGGTTCTAAGCCCAAATTTTGGATAATAATCAGGCTTATGAATGCGCCTTTATATGCTCTCTCCATTGTCCACGAGGACCATGACCATCTTTCATTAGTCAATAATAAAGACCATATCCGGTTAATGAAGATGCCTGTACCCATAAGAAATCACGGAGCCAACGAGACTATAAAAACATCTgttattaattagttttttcaACCTAATTTTTATTGCAAAAGAGAAAACTTATAATGGGGAACAACTTGGTGCTGCCAAATTTCTCTCTGGATACCCGTCTCTCTTCTCCTTTCACAACTTTATAGAACCCTAGGAGGGAGCCAGGGCTAAGGCATGAGTTGACACGGCTTAGAAACCCATGTTTACCCGAGTACATCTTAGCATGAGACACCCAATTGCCTCCCGAGTAGACTAAAACGGGACATGTCCAGGCATACCTATAGAGGCCATGCAAGTTTGTGGGGGAGGATCCCTTcaatgccctttttttttttcacgtttccaggtaggaaaaaaaaaattaactcagAGCCCTACCAAGTGTCAAACTAGGGCCTTTTGGGCTTCTACAAACCCCTCAATTGGCGAGCCCACCGTTATCCTATGGGAAGCAGTGAATGCTAAAAGGGTGGAGGAAAAaacatcatttcttttttctcaaatgTTGGTTtggttttacatttttaatgtaggaaaagaattttaaaatagttttttattctttaaaactaaaGGAGTTCTCTAAATTCGTAACTACGTTGAAAAAATTATGATAGaaaatagtttgtttttaaTGTAAGAAGTCGtagttatttttcataaaatgttttaagcaataattgaatgaatactttaaaaacttatgtattatACATAAGTGTTCATATTTGTATGAAGAGCaagtcaaaaaaattatttttcatatttggatttctaaataaaattttatttcaaaaacaattgataactgtttttgagaattgttattagaaattgttttttgatattttcGAAAATGTTACCAAACATGCTCAAAGTGAGTCATCTGCTAATGATATCATCTTAAGCCACAATTATTCACAGCAAGGTCTGACTTTGCTAGATATACAAGAACTGGACTTCAACCAAAGATGCCATATTCTCCCAAAGGACGTGGACAAAACTATATTTCAAGGGAGCACTTCGATGTAGGCCCCATCCACCTCTCCTCATGCTAGTTTGccaatttttatattacatttaAATGAACACTCATGTTCATGTAACATCATTTGTATCTTGACGAGAGTGtctatattaaattatttgtatgaGATAAACTTGGGTCTTGAAGAGATAAATTGAAAATGTGTGGAATACTGTTagggtgaattcacaatattccaacaaatatTGGGATTTTTCTACCCTTTCTTTgtacaaaattaaataggtaataACAACtagcaacaataaataaataaactcatgcaacggaaaaataaattagacacCAAAATTTTTACGGGAAAAACCACGAGACCTAGTTCAGTTCAAACTTTcactatcaacaataatggGTTACACCTATCTTCTCTAGAATAATCTCTAGAGGCTACCAAATACATCAAAAGCACATATAGCCTTGGATTATATAATATCTCTtgacaaaagaaataaagaaaaaattggagaaagaaTACCCAAAAACATTGTTACTGTTCACAAGTAGTAACACTAGTTCCCAAGCTCAAAATCTGATCTTCACAGTTCAGATTGTAGCTACTCGAGTTtcaaacctctcctccaaatttcaactcaatTGGACCACAGATGAAGCGGGACCGGCatgttgatgaaatctgggcagatatgttttttttttctctctctcttctcttctcttctctttgtttttcttttcctcgatctcctttttttttaatgtaattgacTTGGGCCCCAAGCATATGGGGCCCACTCCCTCACATATGAGGAAACCCAACAAATCTCTCCCTCCCAACTATATGAGGGGCTCTACCAAGCCCACTTGTTTTCTACAGAATTGTAGTCTCTCTGTAGGtattggttttgtcatcatatcTAATCCATTCTCATCAATAAGAATTTTCTCAAGGCAAAACAATTTCATCTCTAGTTCATCACGAATCcaatgatatctcacatcaataTGCTTGGATCTAGAGTGAAAAGTTGGATTCTTACTGAAATGAATAGCACTCTGACTATCACAGTAGAGTAGATACTTTTCTTGCTGTAGACCCAATTCTTGTAGAAACTTCTTCATCCACAGTAACTTCTTGCTAGCTTCGGTGATAGCAATATACGCAACCTCTGTGGTCGACAAAGCAACACATTTCTGCAACCTTAATTGCCATGACACTGCTCCCCCtgaaaaaatgatcaaataaccAGAAGTAAACTTTCTAGAATCAACATCCTCAACTATATCTGCATCTATGCATCCTACAAGCACAGATTTGTTAGTCCCAAACATAAACATGTCTTAGAAGTACCCCTCAGATATTTGAGAATCCATTTCATTGCAATCCAGTGTTCTTTACCAAGATTAGAAAGGAACTTGTTGACAACTCCAATAGCATGAGCAATATCAGGCCTTGTGCACACCATggcatacatcaagctacccACAGCTGATGCATAGGGCACCTTTcgcatttcttctttttctttctcacttGAAGGACTTTGTTTGGAACTTAGCTTTAGATGACTTCGAAGTGGAGAACTCACTGGTTTTGCCTTGCCTATGTTGAACTTATCTAAAACTTTCTCAATATAGCTTTCTTGAGATAGCCATAATTTCCCATTCGTCCTATCTTGAGAAATCTTTATACCAAGAATCTGACTTGCAAGCCCCAAGTCCTTCATTTCAAAGGACTTGCTCAACTCCTTTTTCAgtttatcaattttatcaatatcaTGACCAACAATcagcatgtcatccacatatagcaaGAGAATAATAAATTCTCCATCAGAGAATTTCTTCACAAACACACAATGGTCAGAAGCAGTTCTATCATACCCATGTTCAACCATGAAGgaatcaaacttcttgtaccattATCTTCGTGCTTGCTTGAGACCATACAAGCTCTTCTTCAGTCAACATACTAAGTGTTCCTTACCTTTGATTGTAAATCCTTCTGGTTGGTCCATATATATTTCCTCCTCTAAGTCACCATGGAGGAAAGCAGTCTTCACATCAAGTTGTTCAATCTCTAGATTCATACTGACAGCCAAGCCTAACACAACAAGGATCGAAGACATCTTAACCACGGGCGACAAAATCTCTTCAAAGTCAATGTCTTTCTTCTAACTAAAACCCTTTATAACCAATCTTGCCTTGTACCTTGGTTGTGATCTGTTTGGTTCAGGCTTCCTTTTTAGTACTCATTTATTCTTCAATGCTCTCTTACCCTTAGGCAACTCCATCAATTCATAAGTGTTGTTCTTATGCAaggatttcatctcttcatgcaTAGCTCTCAACCACtcttttttctcatcatgcAACAAAACCTCTTGATAATTTTTTGGCTCTCCCCCATCAGAAAGCAACAAATACTCATCACTACTTTACCTTCTGGAAGGTTGACGCTCTCTAGTAGATCTTCTTAACTATGTTTCAGTAGGCAACTCTGAAGTAACTTGTTCTTGCTACTGTTTTAAGCCATCATTCTCAATTGTAGGATTTTCTTCTACATCATCAACTGCAAACTCATTATTTCTGTCAACTGTATCAACATGTTCTTCTTGCACAACTTTCATGTGTTCATTATGTCCCACAGAGTTAGGAAAGACTGAACCCAAATCAACCTGTTCTTCACTGAAAGGCTTTGGTTTCTTAACCTGATCCAAGTCTTCAATGGTTTGATCTTCGAAGAAGACAACATTTCTACTTCTTATAATCTTTTTGGTAGCTAGATTCCATAACTTGTACCCAAACTCTTCATTTGAATAACCCAGGAAGATACACTATTAAGTCTTACTGTCAAGCTTGGACTGCTCGTCTCTAGGAACATGGACAAATGCCCTACAGCCAAACACTCTCAAGTGCtcaaaggaaacaaattttACTGTCCAAACCCTCTATGAAATATCACCCTCTAAATGATATGATGGAGACAAATTAATGAAATCAACGACTGTTCTCATGGCCTTACCCTAAAAAGACTTAGACAATTTTGCATGAGAGAACATACACCTAATTCTATAACAGatagttctattcattttctctactacaccattttgttgcggggTCTTAGGAATCGTCTTATCAAGCCTGATGTCATGACTTCTGCAGTATTGCTCAAATGACCCCCTATATTCACCACCATTGTCTACTCTGACAGATTTTAACTGCTTGCCAGTCTGCCTCTCAACCTTCACATGAAAATCTTTGAATACATTAAGTACTTAGTCTTTGGATTTCAAAGCATATGCCCACACctttcttgaatgatcatcaataaaagtcacACAATAAAGTGCACCACCAAGAGTATTACTTTGCATAGTAAAAACATCAATATGAactaaatcaagaatatatggTTTTCTATGTGAATGAAATTTATGAAATGCAACTCTACTTTGCTTTCCAAACAAACAATGTGTACAAGGTAATAGTGACGTACCTTTAACTGGTAGAAACTTCTTTCTTGCAAGAACCTGAAGTCCTTTTTCACTTATGTGACCAAGCCGTTTATGTCATAGCTCAGTAGAGGCTTCATTCTCAACAATGTTCACCTTTCCCTTGACTAGTCTCGCTTTTGTCTTGTGGAGAGTATTGTTTTTCTTCCCCCTACCTAAAACAAGAGAACCCATAGTAAGCTTCCACTTACCCTCTCCAAGGTGACTATGGTagccttcatcatcaagtttcCCAATAGAGATCAAACTAAAGCGCATTTCAGGAACATGTCTAACATATTTCAGAACCAATTTGCACCCAATGCTAGTTTCTAGCTCTACATCTCCCATgctaaaattttcacattttgtttcatttcccaTCCTAACCCAACCAAAATTGCCACTGGTGTAGGAAGAGAAGAAATCTCTACGTGCAATGATATGAAACGATGTTGTTGTATCAACCATCCAAGTGGAATCCTGACATGAAAGGTTTACACACGCATCACCACAAACAATGATCGTATCACCATCAGATGCAACTGTTGCAATGTCGTTGTCCTATTTTTGTTCTTTACCTTTTCCTTTAAactattcttttctaaattttctgcACTCTCTCTTAATGTGCCCTGGCTTGCcacaataaaaacattttatatcttTTCAGGACTTTGACTTTTCTCTTGACTTGTCACGGTTATAATCACTGGAAGGTTTTCTCCTTTTACTTCTCCTCCGCTTCTCTATAACAAGTGTTTCtgtattagaaaaaaatacctAACTCTTTTCTTCTTGTCTCTTCATTAAACATGTTGTCTTTTACCATGTTGACAGTAATAACACCATTTGGGGTTGAATTACTCAAGGATACCACCAAAATTTCTCAACTGTCTGGTAAGGAACTCAACAAAAGTAAAGTTTGTACCTCATCATCTAGCTCAAGCTTCATGGTAAACAATACATTCAACAGTTCCTGAAAATTACTGAGATGCTCTGCAACACTATTACCATTCTTGTACTTTAAATTCACAAGCCTTCTTATCATAAAGGCTTTGTTTTGTGCAGTCTTTCTCTCATAAAGACTCTTTAATTTCTACCAAAGGCTATATGCATCAACTTCCTTGGTTACATGATGGAAAACACTCTTATCAACCCACTGCCTAATCTGTCCAATGGTTTTCGtatttaatttcttccactCATCCTCAATTGTAGTAACTAACTTATAACCCTTGTATTCAATGGGCTCAAACAACTCTTTGCAATATAGAATATCTTCCATCCTAGTCTTctaaattgaataattggaaGCTGTGAGTTTAATAATTCCATTGCCAGCCTCCTCCATTTAATTCACACAAGAGATCCCACTGCTAATcaacttggctctgataccacttagggtgaattcacaatattccaacaaacaccaggatttttctaccatttttttgtgcaaaattaaataggtaataTCAACtagcaacaataaataaataaacttgtgCAATAGAAACATTAATCAAACCCCaaaatttttacatggaaaaccccccAATGCAAAGAGAAAAACTACGAGACCTAGTCCAAttcaaacttccactatcaacaataatggGTTACACTTGTCTTCTCTAGAATAATCTCTAAAGACTGTCAAATACATCAAAAACACATATAACCTTGAATTATATAATCTCTCTTggcaaaagaaacaaagaaaaaattggagaaagaatactaaaaaacaTTGTTACTGTTCACGAGCAGTAACACCAATTCCCGAGCTTAAAATCTGATCTCCACCATTCAGATTGTAACTACTCGAGTTTCAAAcatctcctccaaatttcaactcgattGGACCACAGATGAAGCAGGATCGgcttgttgatatatatatatatatatattctctctccttcttctcttctctttgtttttcttttccccgatctcatttttttatttaatgtaacTGACTTGGGCCCCAAGCATATGAGGCCCACTCCCTCATACAATTTGGAGCCCAACAAATACTTTATAACATTTCCTTGTGCTTAGATAATAAGAATAAGGAGTTCCTTACTTGTACACCGGGGACTAAAAGGGTAAAAAACAGGTTGAGATgacaataaaaactaaataagaaTTGAAGAAAATCTAAGCAAAAGTGGAGACAATGTTCAAGTAAAGGGTTGCATCAAccacaaagaaaaaagagtttttgaaatAAACAAGGGAATTAGATATGATAATAAAGAGAATcgatgagaaaaaaataaataaataaacttactgaaaaaatatataagtaaaattaaagCTCAA is from Vitis riparia cultivar Riparia Gloire de Montpellier isolate 1030 chromosome 10, EGFV_Vit.rip_1.0, whole genome shotgun sequence and encodes:
- the LOC117923356 gene encoding uncharacterized protein LOC117923356; translation: MSHPTKRSLSNTTTSSSGGASPHFPPMKKAKSQAVACSLDPKNGLQPPPHPPPPSSHHFPDDDFDPSAMALDDDLKPDDADAAACSRPSAGGVTANLSRKKATPPQPAKKQLVIKLLKV